Sequence from the Exiguobacterium aurantiacum genome:
ATCGGACCCGGCATATTATTGGAAAAAGTGATAGATGAAGACTTGATGCGAGAAGCGGAGCGGCTGCGGTCTTCTGACTTCTCGTTCGATGACGTTTAAAATAGAAGGAGCGACTGAAATGGAAGAAAAAATAGAACAATTTGTAAAAGAAGTATACGCGACCGTCGTACAAGATGCCCTTTCAGACTATAAGGATATGTATGAACAAGAAGTGTCGATATCAGATACCGAACTGTATAGTCAAGCGATTCATATGTATCAACAGATGGACGCAGAGCAACAAAAGTTAATGATGCATATCATTGAAGTCGTGATGGTAGACACGGTCTCTCACATCTTCGGGGTGATTGACGGTAGTTCGCCACTGAATGATTCAGACATGGAAGCGACATTACTGCTCGATGATGTGGACTCAGAAGGGGAACTGCAAGATTCCTTTATTGGCTACTTACAGGAGGAAGACTTGTATCCGTGATTGATGTAACGTTAATTTTTGGGGGCGCAACATGCGCTCCTTTTTTGTTATGATTAGTTATGAAAAGGAAAGAAAGAAGGGACTACCATGGATGTAATGGCATTACTATCGTTTCTACTGCTTGGGACGCTCATCGGGATTTTGAGCGGTTTCTTCGGCATCGGGGGCGGGATTTTACTCACGCCGCTCCTGCTCGTCTTCGGATACGAGGCGAGTGCAGCCATCGCCCTCAGTCTCATGCTCACACTCGGGTCGACGACGGCCGGCACGATCTCCCATCTTAAATTAAAGAACGTCAATCCGAAACACGCCCTTTTGATTGGAGTGTTTGGGGTTGTCGGGACATGGGTGGCAACGCCGCTCGTATTCTATCTCGAGACGCTCGACGGGGCGACACCGGTCATCTCGCTAGCCTATATCGCGCTATTGACGTATTTCGCCGTCTCGTTCTTCCGGTCGAAACAGCATGAAGAGGGAAGTGTAGGTTCTGAGTCGGTCCCGCGCCTTGGTTTCATCGGTTTGTTCGGCGGGTTCATCTCGTCACTCATGGGTGTCAGCGGCGGGTTCGTGTTGACCCCGCTTCAAGTCAAACTGCTCAACACCGAGATGAAACGGGCCGTCGGGACGAGTATCGCCGCCGCGTTCCTCATCGTCGTCTCAGGCGTGATCAACTATGCCGTCGCCGGGGCAGATGCGAACTATTGGCATGGCCTCGCGCTCATCGCCGGGGCGATGATTGGCTCGCCAATCGGGGCGAAACAGTTGCAGCGGTTCAGTTCGCAACTCGTCAAGAAGGCGCTCGGTGGCTTCTATGTCGCTGTCGCCATCAGCGTCGCGCTTAACTTGCTCGGCTTCAACGACATCTCGCTCGGACTGCTCGTCGTCCTCGCGCTTTCGTTCATCATAGCGCTATTTATCCGGCCGCGTTCGAAGTGATGATCGACCCTCGTCTACAGACGGGGGTCTTTCTTATAGGGGTAGTCGGAGTATGATATATCCTACGTATAAACATCACCATCGGTATAACGCATGCTGAAGCGCATCAAAAAACCCTGTCCGAGGACAGGGTGTTAACGTCTGGCGATATGATCAATGTTCTCTTGAATCTCTCCGACTTTGCTCTTCGCTTCACGCAACCGTCGTTCGAACGCCTCGGTGTCGCGTTTTTCACGTTGCGGCTCGTCTTTGCCGCGACGCTGTCCTTTCGGGGAGCGATGGATATGGGTCGCTTTCATCAAGCGCTTTTTAAACGTTGAATCGCTCATCAGGACACCCCCTTCCATACTATATACGTTCCACCTCTTCTTTCCGATGAAACGTTTGAACGTTCACGAGGCGAGGGTTCGGCGCATTTGCGGGTTCGTCGAGACTTTATAGGCGATGGCTGCGGCTAGGATGGCTTTGATTAGGTCGCCGATGATGAATGGGATATTCACCTTCAGCGCGTCGATGAACGTCATGCCGAACACGGCTTGGAGACCGAGGCTGCCGACTACATAGACGAAACCGAGGCCGATTAGGATGTTATACGCGACGAGAGCGGGGAACGAACGATGCCGTTCCGATAACCAACCGATCAAAAAGGCAGCGATCGGGAAGGCGATCAAGTAACCGACCGTCGGACCGACGAACGGGGCGAGCCCGCCCGAACCACTTAAGACGGGTAGACCAATCAAACCGAGCAGTAAGTAGACGACGACGGCGAGACCGCCTTTTTTGGCCCCGAGGACGGAAGCGACCGTCATGATGCCGAGCATCTGCAGGGTGATCGGAACGGGTCCGATCGGGATGGCGATGGAGCCGATACTTGCGAGCAAGGCGGCGCCGATGGCAACTTGTGTCAAATCATGAATTCTCACTATGTAAACCCCTTTTCTGTTAACGTTTACTAAAGTAAGGTTAACATCATTTTTTTCGTCTGACAAGCAGAAAAATGAGGACCTGGTCGCAAATTGACCGGGTCCTCATCGTTTAGGCATATGTCGGTAGTTTTTCTTTCGCTTCGGTCAGTTGAATCCGAACTGAGTCGAAGCCCGTCCCGCCGTAACTGTTGCGACGTTTGACGGCCGTCACCGGCGAGAGTGCCTCGTACACGTCCGCTTCAATCAACTCAGAGTGGGTTTGATACGTCTCGATCGGTAATTCTGATAAATACAGACGTTGGTCGATACAATACCGGACGAGCGTGCCTGTCACTTCATGGGCCTCACGGAACGGCATCCCTTTCGCCGTCAAATAATCGGCGAGTTCGGTCGCGTTCGAGAAATCACGCTCGGTCGCTTGCTTCATCGTCTCGGTGTGGAACGTCATGTCTTGAATCATGCCGGCCATGATGCTGAGGCTACCTTGGACCGTCTTGACCGTGTCGAACATGCCTTCCTTGTCTTCTTGCAAATCTTTGTTATAGGCGAGTGGCAATCCTTTCATGATGGTGAGCAGCCCCATCAGATTGCCGACGACACGACCTGACTTTCCGCGGACGAGTTCGGCCATGTCCGGGTTCTTCTTCTGCGGCATCATGCTCGATCCCGTAGAGAACACGTCAGAGATCGTGATGAACCGATACTCTTCGCTGCTCCAAAGGATCAACTCCTCGCAGAACCGTGACAAGTGCATCATGAGCAGCGACGCATTCGACAAGAACTCTAAGATGAAGTCACGGTCGCTGACGGCGTCGAGGCTGTTCGGATAGACTTGGGCGAAACCGAGCAACTCGGCCGAACGGTGGCGGTCGATCGGGAACGTCGTCCCGGCGAGGGCTCCGGCACCGAGCGGGCTCATATCAATCCGTTTCAAGCTGTCACTGAAGCGCTCCTTGTCACGCTCGAGCATCCAGAAGTAAGCGAGCAAGTGATGGGCGAGCGAGACCGGCTGGGCCCGTTGCAAGTGCGTGTAACCCGGCATGATCGACTCGACGTTTTGAGCGGCGTGGTTATAGAGCGCCGTCTGCACGGCTTCGATCCCTTCAATCGTCTCGAGGACGCGGCGCTTCAAATAAAGGTGCATGTCGGTCGCGACCTGGTCGTTCCGACTGCGGGCCGTGTGCATCTTGCCAGCGACCGGGCCGATTTCCTCATGCAACAGCGCCTCGAGATTCATATGGATGTCTTCATGGAAGACGTTGAACATCAATTCATCTGCTTGCGCTTTCTTTGCTAGCGTCTTCAATCCCGCGACAATTTGCGCGACTTCGTCTGCTGTCAAAATGTGTTGTTCCCCGAGCATCGTCACGTGGGCGATGCTCCCTTCGATATCTTCTAACACGAGCTGGGCGTCGAAATGAATCGAGGCACCGAACTCGTCGACCCATTCACTGGCCGTCTGTTCGAACCGGCCGCCCCATAGTTTACTCATGCACCATCGTTCCTTTCTCCGCTAGTACTTCCGCTTGAACTTTCGTCGGCAGCCCCCATAGCTTGATAAAACCGACGGCCGCTTGTTGGTCGAACGTGTCGGCCGACGTGTACGTCGCGAGATGTTCATCATAGAGCGAGATCGGTGATTTCCGTCCGTCGACGATGGCTTGCCCTTTGAACAGTTTCATCCGGACCGTACCGGTCACGGTCTGTTGCGTTTCATCGATGAAGGCGAGGAGCGCTTTCGTCAACGGGGAGTACCATAAGCCGTTATAAATCGTCTCCGTCAATTTCTGTTCGACGATTGGTTTGAAATGGGCGACTTCACGGACGAGCGTGAGCGCCTCGAGCGCTTGGTGTGCCGTGATGAGCGTCATCGCACCCGGTGCCTCGTACACTTCCCGTGATTTGATGCCGACGACCCGGTTCTCGATATGGTCGATTTTTCCGATGCCGTGTGCCCCGGCGACGATATTGAGTTGCTCAAGAATCGCTGTGAACGTCGCCGCTTGTCCGTTGATGGCGACCGGGATCCCGGCATTGAATTCAATCTCGACATACGTCGGTTCGTTCGGTGTGTCTTCGAGCTGTGCTGTCAATTCATAGGCGCTCGCTGGTGGAGCGGCCCAAGGGTCTTCAAGAATACCGCATTCGACGGCCCGGCCCCAAATGTTTTGGTCGATCGAGAACGGCTCTTCTTGCACGATTGGGATTGGAATGCCGTGCTCGGCGGCATAGGCGATTTCTTCTTCCCGTGACCATTTCCATTCCCGGACCGGTGCGATGATTTCAAGCGACGGGTCGAGCGCGTGGATGGATACTTCGAACCGGACCTGGTCGTTTCCTTTACCGGTACAACCGTGGGCGACGGCGATAGCCCCTTCGGCTTGTGCGACCTCGACTAGCTTCTTCGAGATGAGCGGGCGCGATAGGGCAGAGACGAGTGGATAGACGCCTTCATACATTGTATGCGCCTGCATCGAATAACGGGCGAAATCGTTGACGAACTCATCGACCGCATCGATGACGACCGATTTGACGGCCCCGACTTTAAGTGCTTTTTGTTGAATGCGCTCTAAGTCTTTCCCTTCGCCGACGTTCAAACAGCAGGCGATGACGTCATATCCTTGTTCATCCAACCATTTGATTGCGACCGATGTGTCAAGTCCACCTGAATAAGCTAATACGAGTTTTTGTTTCATTTCCTTACACCCCTTATACATAATTATTCATCTGTATTTATAAATATACGACTTACTTTAACGTATGATTCGCGGTAAAGCAACCTTTTTGGCGAAAAAAAAGAATCACTTGTGAAAGTGATTCTTCATTGGACGATTTCGAGCTCGGGCATCCACTGTGACATATGTTCGCTCGTGGCATCGAACAACTCAGGCTTGGCCGACTGTAACGGCACAACCTCGAACGGTCCGTCAGCATTTGAGCGACGGGTGAACGTCGGATAGAACATCGGGTTGGCGAGTTCGAACGTTGTCTCATCCGCCTCGACCGTTTTGACGACATCGATGCCGACGATGCCACCTGTATTCCGGTCGTCACCTTGTTGACCGGATAGGAAGTTTCCGAGTGAGTAGGCGACGAACGTCCGATTGCCTTCAGCGCCATCCACCCAGGCGACCGGTTGGAGGACGTGAGGATGGTGGCCGATGATGATGTCGACCCCGAGGTCGGACAGTTGTTTGACGAGCGTCTGTTGTGCCTCGTTCGGGACCGTTTCATATTCGTTTCCGAAGTGGAGTGAGACGACGGTGATATCGGCTGCTTGCTCGGCCGCTTCAATCTCAGGAGTCATCGCCTCAAGGTCAATATAATTGACGTGATACGGTTGTTTCGGAACGACACCATTCGTGCCGTACGTATAGGCGAGAAACGCGAACGAGATGTCATTCTCAGTCAACGTCCGAATCTCGGCTTTGTCCGCTTCCGATAAGAACGAACCCGTATACGGCATACCGATCTCGTTCCAGTGCGCAATCGAATTCTCGATGGCCGTGACACCACGATCGAGCGTGTGGTTGTTCGCCGTCGTCACCAAATCGACGCCTGAGTCTTGGAGCGCGTCGCCGACCTCATACGGACTGTTAAAAGCCGGGTAACTCGATAAGCCGATCTCACTGCCACCGATCATGCTCTCTTGGTTGGCGATAGCGATGTCGGCCTCGGTCAAAATCGGGGCGATTGGTTCGAAGGCGGCCGTAAAATCATAACCGTCTCCGCTCTTGGCGGCGTTATACACCGTATCATGCAATAAGATGTCGCCAATCGCATAGACTGACGACGTCGTTACTACAGGTTCTGGTTCTTCTGGAACGGGGGCAGGCGCCTCCGCTTCGGTCTCGGGCGGTGGGGTCTCCGATTGTTCCGGGGACGTCTCGACATCGGCGGTCGCGCAACCGAACAGCAGGAGGAGGGGCAAGGTCAACAGGGCTTGTTTATACGGGATTACTCGTTTCAACGGACGAGTCACTTCCTTTCATCTGATTCAATTTGATCTATATGTACCATTCGTTATGAAATCTAGATTTCCTTGTTAGGCGACAAGAAAAAGTGCCAGGCTATAGTAGCATGGCACTCCGATTGTTAAATCCGTTCTGTCTTCAAGATGTGTTCCATTTCCTCGAACTCGTTCGTGATCGTCGAGCTCGGTGGTGGTGTCATCAGACTGACGACATAAATAGCAAGGCTCGACAAGAAGAACGCTGGAATCATTTCATAGAGCTCACCGACGGTCCCGAACCAATCGGCGGCAAAGTTTTTCCAGACGATGACGATGAATGCCCCGACAAGCATACCTGCGAGTGCTCCTTGTCGCGTCGTCCGTTTCCAGAACAGGCTGAACAAGATGAGTGGACCGAACGACGAGCCGAATCCGGCCCAGGCGTAACCGACCAAGTTCAAAATCGTATCGTCCGCGCCGAATGCCAGCCAAATCGAGATGAGCGACACGAGGATGACCGTGATCCGGCCGACCATGACGAGCTCACGGTCGCCAGCCGTTTTTCGGAAGAACTTCTGATAGAAGTCTGTCGTCGCAGCACTCGATGAGACGAGGAGC
This genomic interval carries:
- a CDS encoding transposase, with the translated sequence MEEKIEQFVKEVYATVVQDALSDYKDMYEQEVSISDTELYSQAIHMYQQMDAEQQKLMMHIIEVVMVDTVSHIFGVIDGSSPLNDSDMEATLLLDDVDSEGELQDSFIGYLQEEDLYP
- a CDS encoding argininosuccinate synthase; its protein translation is MKQKLVLAYSGGLDTSVAIKWLDEQGYDVIACCLNVGEGKDLERIQQKALKVGAVKSVVIDAVDEFVNDFARYSMQAHTMYEGVYPLVSALSRPLISKKLVEVAQAEGAIAVAHGCTGKGNDQVRFEVSIHALDPSLEIIAPVREWKWSREEEIAYAAEHGIPIPIVQEEPFSIDQNIWGRAVECGILEDPWAAPPASAYELTAQLEDTPNEPTYVEIEFNAGIPVAINGQAATFTAILEQLNIVAGAHGIGKIDHIENRVVGIKSREVYEAPGAMTLITAHQALEALTLVREVAHFKPIVEQKLTETIYNGLWYSPLTKALLAFIDETQQTVTGTVRMKLFKGQAIVDGRKSPISLYDEHLATYTSADTFDQQAAVGFIKLWGLPTKVQAEVLAEKGTMVHE
- a CDS encoding sulfite exporter TauE/SafE family protein produces the protein MDVMALLSFLLLGTLIGILSGFFGIGGGILLTPLLLVFGYEASAAIALSLMLTLGSTTAGTISHLKLKNVNPKHALLIGVFGVVGTWVATPLVFYLETLDGATPVISLAYIALLTYFAVSFFRSKQHEEGSVGSESVPRLGFIGLFGGFISSLMGVSGGFVLTPLQVKLLNTEMKRAVGTSIAAAFLIVVSGVINYAVAGADANYWHGLALIAGAMIGSPIGAKQLQRFSSQLVKKALGGFYVAVAISVALNLLGFNDISLGLLVVLALSFIIALFIRPRSK
- a CDS encoding CapA family protein, producing MKRVIPYKQALLTLPLLLLFGCATADVETSPEQSETPPPETEAEAPAPVPEEPEPVVTTSSVYAIGDILLHDTVYNAAKSGDGYDFTAAFEPIAPILTEADIAIANQESMIGGSEIGLSSYPAFNSPYEVGDALQDSGVDLVTTANNHTLDRGVTAIENSIAHWNEIGMPYTGSFLSEADKAEIRTLTENDISFAFLAYTYGTNGVVPKQPYHVNYIDLEAMTPEIEAAEQAADITVVSLHFGNEYETVPNEAQQTLVKQLSDLGVDIIIGHHPHVLQPVAWVDGAEGNRTFVAYSLGNFLSGQQGDDRNTGGIVGIDVVKTVEADETTFELANPMFYPTFTRRSNADGPFEVVPLQSAKPELFDATSEHMSQWMPELEIVQ
- a CDS encoding biotin transporter BioY; translation: MRIHDLTQVAIGAALLASIGSIAIPIGPVPITLQMLGIMTVASVLGAKKGGLAVVVYLLLGLIGLPVLSGSGGLAPFVGPTVGYLIAFPIAAFLIGWLSERHRSFPALVAYNILIGLGFVYVVGSLGLQAVFGMTFIDALKVNIPFIIGDLIKAILAAAIAYKVSTNPQMRRTLAS
- the argH gene encoding argininosuccinate lyase, coding for MSKLWGGRFEQTASEWVDEFGASIHFDAQLVLEDIEGSIAHVTMLGEQHILTADEVAQIVAGLKTLAKKAQADELMFNVFHEDIHMNLEALLHEEIGPVAGKMHTARSRNDQVATDMHLYLKRRVLETIEGIEAVQTALYNHAAQNVESIMPGYTHLQRAQPVSLAHHLLAYFWMLERDKERFSDSLKRIDMSPLGAGALAGTTFPIDRHRSAELLGFAQVYPNSLDAVSDRDFILEFLSNASLLMMHLSRFCEELILWSSEEYRFITISDVFSTGSSMMPQKKNPDMAELVRGKSGRVVGNLMGLLTIMKGLPLAYNKDLQEDKEGMFDTVKTVQGSLSIMAGMIQDMTFHTETMKQATERDFSNATELADYLTAKGMPFREAHEVTGTLVRYCIDQRLYLSELPIETYQTHSELIEADVYEALSPVTAVKRRNSYGGTGFDSVRIQLTEAKEKLPTYA